One Coffea arabica cultivar ET-39 chromosome 5c, Coffea Arabica ET-39 HiFi, whole genome shotgun sequence DNA window includes the following coding sequences:
- the LOC113689446 gene encoding B-box domain protein 31 — translation MCRGREEDQGHNSPSLCSRNKEEDGSIACELCSSKASLYCQADDAFLCRKCDRWVHGANFLAQRHIRCLLCATCQRLTQRYLIGPSVEVILPTVVRLKESSQCDTEDSESVKQPFLFL, via the coding sequence atGTGTAGAGGAAGAGAAGAAGATCAAGGCCACAACAGCCCTTCTTTATGTAGCAGAAATAAAGAAGAAGATGGATCAATAGCTTGCGAGCTTTGTAGTTCAAAGGCCTCCCTTTATTGCCAAGCTGATGATGCATTTCTGTGCCGAAAATGTGATAGATGGGTACATGGTGCAAATTTCTTAGCTCAAAGGCACATTAGATGCTTGCTTTGCGCCACATGCCAAAGGCTGACGCAGCGATATCTGATTGGACCATCAGTTGAGGTGATACTTCCCACTGTTGTAAGGTTGAAGGAGAGCAGCCAATGTGATACTGAGGACTCTGAATCAGTGAAACAGCCCTTCTTGTTTCTCtga
- the LOC113690120 gene encoding cyclin-U1-1-like produces MLSGSSANSHQILHHHNHISRPVPEPSQDEPTLPRVLTILSHVLEKLVARNDQLVQLGSQNQSQQKWINETASYQLAGKSLKGFDGVRAPSISIGKYMERIYKYTNCSPSCFVVGYVYIDRLVHKYPDSLVVSLNVHRLLVTCVMVASKMLDDVHYNNAIYARVGGVTNAELNRLELELLFLLDFGVTISSQVFEIYCQHLEKEMLRNEAAIDYYYNNMARPAITNSTPDATEISIEDHAQSSSSHE; encoded by the exons ATGTTATCCGGCAGCAGCGCCAACAGCCACCAGATTCTTCACCACCACAACCACATCAGCCGGCCAGTGCCGGAGCCAAGCCAAGATGAGCCAACGTTGCCAAGAGTGCTAACAATCTTGTCCCACGTACTAGAAAAGCTAGTGGCCAGAAATGACCAGCTGGTGCAGCTAGGCAGCCAAAACCAAAGCCAGCAGAAGTGGATAAATGAGACTGCTAGTTATCAGCTAGCAGGGAAGAGCTTGAAGGGCTTTGATGGGGTTAGAGCTCCAAGCATTAGTATTGGAAAATATATGGAGAGGATCTACAAGTACACAAATTGTAGCCCATCATGTTTTGTGGTGGGGTATGTGTATATTGACAGGTTGGTTCATAAATATCCAGACTCGCTTGTGGTTTCCCTCAACGTGCATAGGCTGCTGGTCACTTGTGTCATGGTTGCTTCTAAGATGCTGGATGATGT GCACTACAACAATGCAATCTATGCAAGAGTTGGAGGGGTGACCAATGCAGAGTTGAACAGGCTTGAATTAGAGCTGCTTTTCCTGCTAGATTTTGGGGTTACAATAAGCTCACAAGTGTTCGAGATCTACTGCCAACACTTGGAGAAGGAAATGCTGCGAAATGAGGCAGCAATAGACTACTACTACAACAACATGGCTAGGCCAGCCATTACCAATTCTACACCTGATGCTACTGAGATATCAATTGAGGATCACGCTCAGAGTTCTTCATCTCATGAATAG
- the LOC113689445 gene encoding putative zinc finger protein CONSTANS-LIKE 11, translated as MEPLCELCGVMRGVVYCRSDAARLCLQCDSCVHSANSLSRRHDRSLICDKCNSQPATVRCLEDKISLCQGCNWNGNGCSGPGHHRQKLTFYSGCPSLAELSRIWSSILDAPVPSNFDSSYSTLNMNENCMRSCSEPRGGEGSVGMVANRLNELASCVKFEPWITPPPVIPANLDHIVPCSRDQTPLFSEGSSLPKLPQGSPTLKDLGLQDGDVLCEGVDVDDVALIFDSGYEIPGNSEVHSRYNSEDGALSSLVMEKNLSVSESNGHVENTFEASSAGQAEGIGFQSSRIVGSASLMQTMNASPNCMLMNPSCNRNIGLGFPTGQVPSSISLSLSNITGESSAADYQDCGLSPAFLTGESPWDSGLETSCPQARDKAKMRYNEKKKTRTFGKQIRYASRKARADTRKRVKGRFVKAGEAYDYDPLRTGEF; from the exons ATGGAGCCACTATGTGAGTTGTGCGGTGTAATGAGAGGAGTGGTATATTGTAGATCAGATGCAGCCAGGCTATGCCTGCAGTGTGATTCTTGTGTCCACTCTGCGAATTCCCTGTCGCGTAGGCATGACCGATCCTTGATCTGTGACAAGTGCAATTCACAGCCTGCTACTGTCAGATGCTTGGAAGATAAGATATCTTTGTGTCAAGGTTGTAATTGGAATGGAAATGGTTGTTCAGGACCAGGCCATCATCGACAAAAACTGACTTTTTATAGTGGATGTCCATCTCTGGCTGAATTGTCAAGGATATGGTCTTCAATTCTTGATGCGCCTGTTCCAAGCAACTTTGATAGCTCTTACAGCACATTGAATATGAACGAGAATTGTATGAGATCCTGCTCTGAACCTAGAGGCGGTGAAGGATCGGTTGGAATGGTTGCTAACAGGTTGAATGAACTAGCATCCTGTGTCAAGTTTGAACCATGGATCACTCCTCCTCCTGTAATTCCAGCCAATCTAGACCACATTGTGCCGTGCAGTAGAGATCAGACACCTCTTTTCTCTGAAGGATCATCCCTACCTAAG TTGCCGCAGGGCTCTCCCACTCTTAAGGATCTAGGACTTCAAGATGGTGATGTTCTTTGTGAAGGTGTTGACGTTGATGATGTTGCATTGATATTTGACAGTGGCTATGAGATTCCTGGCAACTCAGAAGTTCACTCCAGATACAACAGTGAGGATGGAGCATTGAGCAGTCTTGTAATGGAGAAAAACTTGTCGGTCTCTGAGTCTAACGGTCATGTTGAGAATACTTTCGAG GCATCTTCAGCAGGACAAGCAGAGGGCATTGGTTTTCAATCCTCCAGAATTGTTGGATCAGCTTCTCTGATGCAGACTATGAATGCCAGCCCTAATTGCATGCTTATGAATCCCAGCTGCAATAGGAATATTGGCCTAGGATTTCCAACAGGACAAGTTCCCTCAAGCATATCTTTGTCGTTATCCAACATTACTGGAGAAAGTAGTGCTGCTGATTATCAAGATTGTGGATTATCACCGGCATTTCTCACTGGTGAATCACCATGGGATTCTGGTCTGGAAACTAGTTGTCCACAGGCAAGGGATAAAGCTAAGATGAGATACAacgagaaaaagaaaactagaac GTTTGGTAAGCAAATACGATATGCTTCTCGCAAAGCTAGGGCGGATACCAGAAAACGTGTCAAGGGAAGATTTGTTAAGGCTGGTGAAGCTTATGACTATGATCCACTTAGAACAGGAGAATTCTGA
- the LOC113688939 gene encoding phospholipase A1-II 1-like, translating to MLKDIPRRWRLLSGQDNWKNLLDPLDIDLRRYIIHYGERAQATYDTFDHEKASKYAGSSLYKPDVLFKSVGLCKRNPFKYKVVKYLYATSKISVPDAFIEKSLSKDSVCKESNFMGYVAVATDEGKIALGRRDILVAWRGTIRNIELAKDFDFPLVPASMILGKDINAKVHKGVLSIYTSSDPQSTYNKQSARVQVLEAIKSLVEEFKKEEVSITIAGHSLGAALSTMNAADIVANGYNKTRGMPNKSCMVTAFAFGSPRVGDSNFRNAFESMNDLHLLRVRNIPDLVPQVPPIPYADVGEELLIDSRKSPYLKRIGNLEIWHNLEAAYLHAVAGTQGSKGGFHLEVKRDISLVNKILDAVKDEYLIPTGWWCLKNKGMVQQDDGCWKLEDHDRDT from the exons ATGTTGAAGGACATACCACGGAGATGGAGGTTGCTGAGTGGCCAGGATAACTGGAAGAATCTCTTGGATCCACTTGACATTGATCTTCGTCGTTACATTATACACTATGGTGAGAGAGCCCAAGCAACTTATGACACATTTGACCACGAAAAGGCATCAAAGTATGCAGGTTCCAGCCTATACAAACCAGATGTTCTATTTAAATCCGTAGGTTTATGTAAGAGAAACCCGTTCAAGTACAAAGTTGTTAAGTATCTGTATGCGACATCAAAAATTAGTGTTCCAGATGCATTTATCGAGAAGTCATTGTCAAAAGATTCTGTGTGCAAGGAATCAAACTTTATGGGGTATGTTGCTGTTGCCACTGATGAAGGGAAGATTGCACTTGGAAGAAGAGATATTCTTGTTGCCTGGAGAGGCACAATCAGAAATATAGAATTAGCGAAGGATTTTGATTTTCCTCTGGTGCCAGCATCTATGATACTTGGCAAGGACATTAATGCTAAGGTTCACAAGGGTGTACTTTCAATTTATACTTCATCTGATCCTCAATCAACATACAACAAACAGAGCGCAAGGGTTCAG GTTCTTGAAGCGATAAAGTCCCTAGTTGAGGAATTCAAGAAAGAGGAAGTGAGCATCACAATAGCTGGCCACAGCTTGGGAGCTGCCCTTTCGACTATGAATGCAGCTGATATTGTTGCCAATGGTTATAACAAGACTAGAGGGATGCCAAACAAGTCTTGTATGGTAACAGCCTTTGCATTTGGAAGCCCACGGGTTGGAGACTCAAACTTTAGGAATGCATTTGAGTCTATGAATGACCTTCATCTTTTGAGAGTTAGAAATATCCCAGATTTGGTCCCCCAAGTCCCACCAATCCCATACGCTGATGTAGGAGAAGAGCTGCTAATAGACAGCCGAAAATCGCCTTACTTGAAGCGTATTGGGAACTTGGAAATCTGGCACAATTTGGAGGCAGCCTATCTCCACGCAGTTGCAGGAACACAAGGATCCAAGGGAGGATTTCACTTAGAAGTCAAGAGAGACATTTCCCTTGTGAACAAAATTTTAGATGCAGTAAAAGATGAATATTTGATACCAACTGGTTGGTGGTGTCTAAAGAATAAAGGAATGGTTCAACAGGATGATGGCTGTTGGAAACTGGAAGATCATGACAGAGATACTTAA